From the Oleiphilus messinensis genome, one window contains:
- a CDS encoding carboxyl transferase domain-containing protein, producing MTTLLSKIATNSTEYQTRYQQMTSLVENLQTTLANVLEGGGRPAQERHIAKGKLLPRERIRVLLDPGSPFLELSPLAAHEVYPDNVPAAGVIAGIGRVNGIECMIVANDSTVKGGTYYPMSVKKHLRAQTIAEENNLPCIYLVDSGGANLPQQDDVFPDENHFGNIFYRQATMSAKGIPQIAVVLGLCTAGGAYVPAMADESIMVKQQSTIFLAGPPLVKAATGEDVSAEDLGGADIHCKISGVADHYAETEEHALQIARNCISRINRTKQVNGDVREPRDPKYAPEELRGVVPVDVKTPYDVREVIARIIDESDFDEFKKQFGSTLVCGFARIWGYPVGIIANNGVLFSESAQKGAHFIELCCQRKIPLLFLQNITGFMVGKKYEEGGIAKHGAKLVNAVACAQVPKLTVILGGSFGAGNYGMCGRAYHPRFLWMWPNARISVMGGEQAAGVLARVKRDGIERRGETWSEQAEHKFKAPILDQFEQQSHPFYASARLWDDGVIDPSDTRRVLGLALSISHNAPIAETRFGVFRM from the coding sequence GCTATTGCCGAGAGAACGGATCAGAGTGCTGCTTGATCCCGGGTCACCGTTTCTGGAACTCTCACCATTGGCCGCCCATGAGGTATACCCGGATAATGTCCCTGCAGCAGGCGTAATAGCAGGTATCGGCCGAGTCAATGGTATCGAGTGTATGATTGTCGCAAACGATTCCACCGTAAAAGGCGGAACATACTACCCGATGTCGGTAAAAAAGCACTTAAGGGCACAAACAATCGCTGAAGAAAATAACCTGCCCTGCATTTACCTCGTCGACTCCGGCGGTGCGAACTTGCCACAGCAGGACGATGTTTTCCCGGATGAAAACCATTTTGGCAATATATTTTACCGGCAAGCGACCATGTCGGCGAAAGGAATTCCGCAAATCGCCGTGGTACTGGGCCTGTGTACCGCGGGTGGTGCTTACGTTCCCGCGATGGCCGATGAAAGCATAATGGTCAAGCAACAATCGACCATATTTCTTGCGGGCCCCCCCTTGGTTAAAGCTGCCACAGGCGAGGATGTCAGTGCAGAAGATCTTGGCGGTGCCGACATCCACTGCAAGATCTCCGGTGTTGCAGATCACTACGCGGAAACGGAAGAGCATGCATTACAAATTGCCCGGAACTGTATTTCACGCATTAATCGAACAAAGCAAGTCAATGGGGATGTTCGCGAGCCCAGAGACCCCAAATACGCCCCGGAAGAGCTTCGTGGTGTTGTACCCGTCGACGTAAAAACGCCGTACGATGTACGTGAAGTGATTGCTCGAATCATTGATGAATCCGACTTCGATGAATTCAAAAAGCAGTTTGGCTCGACGCTGGTCTGCGGTTTCGCCCGAATCTGGGGTTACCCGGTAGGCATCATTGCCAACAATGGCGTACTTTTTTCTGAGTCCGCTCAGAAAGGGGCGCATTTTATCGAATTATGCTGCCAGAGAAAAATTCCCTTACTCTTTCTACAGAATATTACCGGTTTCATGGTCGGAAAAAAATACGAGGAAGGAGGCATCGCAAAGCACGGTGCAAAACTCGTCAATGCCGTAGCCTGCGCCCAAGTCCCTAAACTGACCGTCATCCTGGGCGGCAGCTTTGGTGCCGGTAATTATGGCATGTGTGGACGAGCCTATCATCCAAGATTTCTATGGATGTGGCCCAATGCCCGAATTTCGGTTATGGGTGGAGAACAGGCCGCGGGTGTACTTGCACGGGTAAAGCGCGACGGTATCGAACGAAGGGGCGAAACCTGGTCGGAGCAAGCCGAACACAAATTCAAAGCACCGATTCTCGACCAGTTCGAACAGCAATCACATCCATTCTACGCCAGCGCCAGACTTTGGGATGATGGCGTAATCGACCCTTCTGATACTCGCAGAGTACTGGGCCTGGCACTCTCGATCAGCCACAACGCTCCAATTGCTGAAACACGATTTGGTGTGTTTAGAATGTAA
- a CDS encoding enoyl-CoA hydratase-related protein, whose amino-acid sequence MSNLKNQRTDSPLLFQVEGSVAKLTLNKPDVSNAFDAELIRLITTAVTTAEQDKNVRVIVLQANGKHFSAGADLQWMKSMANENYDYNFADAKQLAHLMQTLNNCSKVTIARVQGAAYGGAIGLIACCDIVAATADARFCLSEVKLGLSPAVISPFVIEAIGVRQARRYFLTAERFEAKKALELNLVHSVFVTETEVDEQIQTWCQQVSQNAPSALLATKHLIKRVSIETDTESISDYTCNLIATLRVAEEGQEGMSAFFERRSPNWNG is encoded by the coding sequence ATGTCAAATTTGAAAAACCAGCGTACCGACAGCCCTCTACTCTTCCAGGTCGAAGGGTCAGTGGCAAAATTAACACTGAACAAACCAGACGTTAGCAATGCGTTCGATGCCGAACTCATCCGCCTGATAACGACGGCAGTAACAACAGCAGAACAGGACAAAAATGTTCGCGTTATTGTGTTGCAGGCGAATGGCAAACATTTCTCGGCAGGGGCAGACCTTCAGTGGATGAAGAGCATGGCCAATGAAAACTATGATTACAATTTTGCCGATGCAAAGCAGCTTGCGCACTTGATGCAAACATTGAATAACTGTAGCAAGGTGACCATCGCACGGGTCCAGGGTGCAGCCTATGGCGGGGCAATCGGTTTGATCGCCTGTTGTGATATTGTCGCGGCGACGGCTGATGCCAGGTTTTGTTTGAGTGAAGTCAAACTGGGGCTCAGCCCTGCAGTCATCAGTCCGTTTGTTATTGAAGCGATCGGGGTGAGACAGGCGCGCCGCTATTTCCTAACCGCAGAACGATTTGAGGCTAAAAAAGCGCTTGAATTAAATCTTGTTCATTCAGTATTCGTCACCGAAACAGAGGTTGATGAGCAAATACAAACCTGGTGTCAACAAGTTTCCCAAAATGCGCCAAGCGCACTGCTCGCTACAAAGCATTTGATTAAGCGTGTTTCAATCGAAACTGATACCGAGTCTATCTCCGATTATACCTGCAATTTGATCGCAACATTGCGGGTTGCTGAAGAAGGTCAAGAAGGTATGTCCGCATTTTTCGAACGCAGATCACCAAATTGGAACGGCTGA
- a CDS encoding acetyl/propionyl/methylcrotonyl-CoA carboxylase subunit alpha, giving the protein MFTKLLIANRGEIARRVIRTAKKMGIETVAIYSDIDCNSLFVHEADEAYRVGPATVSESYLAIDKIIAIAKASGAEAIHPGYGFLSENAQFAARCEQENIVFIGPKSTSIAAMGSKSEAKSRLQVANVPLIPGYHGANQDTGYLQEQARAIGYPVLLKASLGGGGKGMRVVECDETFQAALSAAKREAHKAFGDDHILIEKYIASPRHVEVQVFFDHHKSGVFLQDRDCSIQRRHQKVIEEAPAPNITPETRRNMGEAALRCAEAIDYIGAGTIEFLLDSAENFYFMEMNTRLQVEHPVTEMITGVDLVEWQIRVASGEPLPLSQEDIKTHGHAIECRLYAEDTAKGFIPDAGYLEHLKFPHTSNEEPDLRVDTGVRQGDEISVYYDPMLAKLICRGANRNQAITRMGKMIHGTQVSGLETNLSFLGNILKSGDFHQTKLSTHFINDNLDALISPSTVSRDILLQAAIALINHTMEQQTAPPVSSSDCYSPWQLNDAWTATNGHQQHLKLYYGNSSFHFQCIFQATSEEFNADYAQSNRSKGRSFTLLPGPDPEPDGLALEIETKIDIRTQRHNDTLMAQLPNRTIMINSIVNEGHLKIFHEGECWTFERSQTHALHEDQQNQNNLVAPMHGKISMVLARQGLAVKKGTPLVIMEAMKMEHTMTAPFDGHVVQVCCHPNDLVEEGQELIELQPAEAPISDSGED; this is encoded by the coding sequence ATGTTTACAAAATTATTAATCGCGAATCGAGGTGAAATTGCCCGCCGGGTCATTCGCACTGCAAAAAAAATGGGAATCGAAACCGTTGCCATCTATTCAGACATAGACTGCAACAGCCTCTTTGTACATGAAGCAGATGAAGCTTACCGTGTCGGTCCCGCCACTGTATCCGAAAGCTATCTCGCTATCGACAAAATAATCGCGATCGCAAAAGCGTCTGGCGCGGAGGCAATCCATCCCGGGTATGGATTCTTGTCGGAAAATGCACAATTTGCCGCACGCTGTGAGCAAGAAAACATTGTATTCATCGGCCCAAAATCGACATCCATTGCTGCGATGGGTAGTAAGAGTGAAGCCAAAAGCAGACTCCAGGTTGCGAATGTACCTTTAATTCCAGGGTATCACGGAGCCAATCAAGATACGGGTTACCTCCAGGAGCAAGCCAGAGCAATAGGCTACCCGGTTTTACTGAAAGCCTCTTTAGGCGGGGGTGGAAAGGGCATGCGGGTTGTCGAATGCGACGAAACATTTCAAGCTGCCCTGTCCGCTGCCAAGAGGGAAGCACACAAAGCATTTGGTGATGACCACATTTTAATAGAAAAATATATAGCCTCGCCAAGACATGTCGAGGTCCAAGTATTTTTTGATCACCACAAGAGCGGCGTATTCCTTCAGGACCGGGATTGTTCCATCCAGAGGCGACACCAAAAGGTCATCGAAGAAGCACCAGCACCCAACATAACACCAGAAACCAGAAGAAATATGGGTGAAGCTGCGCTGCGCTGCGCAGAAGCAATCGATTACATTGGTGCGGGTACAATTGAATTTTTGTTGGACTCTGCCGAGAATTTCTATTTCATGGAGATGAACACTCGCCTTCAGGTTGAGCATCCCGTGACCGAAATGATTACGGGGGTTGACCTTGTTGAATGGCAAATTCGAGTCGCATCGGGAGAGCCATTACCCTTGAGCCAGGAAGATATTAAAACACACGGCCACGCGATAGAATGCCGCCTGTATGCTGAAGATACAGCCAAAGGCTTTATTCCGGATGCAGGCTACCTTGAACACCTTAAATTCCCCCACACCTCTAACGAAGAACCTGACCTCCGCGTCGATACCGGCGTTCGACAGGGAGACGAGATTTCGGTGTATTACGACCCGATGCTGGCAAAACTGATTTGCAGAGGCGCTAACCGAAATCAAGCCATCACGCGCATGGGGAAAATGATCCATGGGACACAGGTCAGCGGACTTGAAACGAATTTAAGCTTCCTTGGAAACATTCTTAAATCAGGTGATTTTCACCAAACAAAACTGAGCACACACTTCATCAACGATAACCTTGATGCGTTGATCTCACCATCGACTGTGTCCCGGGATATATTATTGCAAGCAGCAATTGCGCTGATCAATCACACAATGGAACAGCAAACAGCACCGCCGGTTAGCTCTAGCGACTGTTATTCTCCGTGGCAATTGAATGATGCCTGGACGGCGACAAATGGTCACCAACAGCACCTCAAACTCTACTACGGTAATTCATCGTTCCATTTCCAGTGTATTTTTCAAGCTACGAGCGAGGAATTTAACGCTGACTATGCCCAGAGCAATCGCAGTAAAGGGCGATCTTTTACCCTGCTACCCGGACCAGATCCAGAACCCGACGGTCTTGCACTTGAAATTGAGACCAAAATTGACATCCGGACACAACGCCATAACGATACTTTGATGGCTCAACTCCCAAATCGGACGATAATGATTAATTCCATTGTCAACGAAGGCCATTTAAAGATTTTCCATGAGGGAGAGTGCTGGACATTCGAACGCTCACAAACCCACGCGCTTCACGAAGACCAGCAGAATCAGAACAACCTGGTCGCCCCCATGCACGGAAAGATCAGCATGGTGCTTGCCCGACAAGGCCTTGCGGTTAAAAAGGGAACACCGCTCGTTATAATGGAAGCGATGAAAATGGAACACACCATGACGGCGCCTTTTGATGGCCATGTCGTGCAAGTGTGCTGTCACCCGAACGACCTTGTCGAGGAAGGTCAAGAATTGATTGAACTACAACCCGCTGAAGCGCCAATCTCAGATTCCGGGGAGGATTAG
- a CDS encoding hydroxymethylglutaryl-CoA lyase, whose amino-acid sequence MQTKDTVSITEVGPRDGLQNEPNIIALSTKIQLLERLKEAGCSSIEAGAFVSPKWTPQMADSAQVFAELAKQRADQTAQSRSNSKVTYSALIPNIKGLEQAMLSPPDKIAVFTAASETFSQKNTNCSIQIGNERVNDIIKALKTYAPNQTIPVRGYISCVAGCPYEGNIAPSVVIKQAEHLLAAGCTEIALGDTIGVGTAKQIQSLINDLARSIPVSKIVVHFHDTYGQALANILASLEVGVRQIDTSVAGLGGCPYAKGATGNVATEDVVFLMRGMGLETGIDIDALAATGHWICQTLGISNRSRAGQALHAKL is encoded by the coding sequence ATGCAAACCAAAGACACGGTGAGCATTACCGAAGTTGGCCCCAGAGACGGATTGCAGAATGAGCCAAATATCATTGCACTGAGCACTAAAATCCAGTTGCTGGAGAGATTAAAAGAGGCCGGCTGCTCATCGATTGAGGCAGGTGCATTTGTTTCTCCTAAATGGACCCCCCAAATGGCGGATTCAGCACAAGTTTTTGCTGAACTGGCTAAACAGCGCGCTGATCAAACCGCTCAATCCCGTTCTAATAGTAAAGTCACCTATTCCGCATTAATTCCCAATATAAAGGGTCTGGAACAGGCGATGCTCAGTCCGCCGGATAAGATTGCGGTATTTACGGCGGCATCGGAAACATTTAGTCAGAAAAATACCAACTGTAGCATTCAAATCGGGAATGAACGGGTAAACGACATAATCAAAGCACTTAAGACATACGCCCCGAATCAAACCATTCCAGTTCGTGGCTACATATCCTGTGTAGCCGGTTGTCCCTATGAGGGGAACATCGCCCCTTCAGTTGTTATCAAACAGGCAGAACATCTACTCGCTGCAGGTTGCACCGAAATAGCATTAGGCGATACTATCGGGGTCGGCACCGCCAAGCAAATTCAAAGCCTCATTAACGATTTGGCCCGTTCAATCCCGGTATCCAAAATAGTAGTCCATTTCCATGACACATATGGGCAAGCTTTAGCCAACATTCTAGCCTCGCTGGAAGTGGGTGTTCGCCAAATCGATACATCTGTAGCAGGACTCGGCGGCTGTCCATACGCAAAAGGCGCGACTGGAAACGTTGCCACAGAAGACGTGGTTTTCCTGATGAGGGGCATGGGCCTGGAAACCGGCATCGATATTGATGCGCTTGCCGCAACAGGCCACTGGATATGTCAGACCCTCGGTATTTCAAACCGCTCACGGGCAGGCCAGGCACTGCACGCAAAATTATAA